The proteins below are encoded in one region of Neoasaia chiangmaiensis:
- a CDS encoding ATP-dependent Clp protease proteolytic subunit yields MAMRDRDPVEVFNNALVPMVVEQTSRGERAFDIYSRLLQERIIFLTGPVYDQVAAVISAQLLYLESVNPSKEISFYINSPGGVVSAGLAMYDTMQYIRSPVSTVCIGQAASMGSLLLAGGEKGRRFCLPNARVMVHQPSGGAQGQASDIEIQAREILLIRQRLNEIYREHTGRTLEEIEQKLERDSYLSADEALQFGLIDEVVQRRPPGLAERG; encoded by the coding sequence ATGGCCATGAGGGATCGCGATCCCGTTGAGGTTTTCAACAACGCGCTGGTGCCGATGGTCGTCGAGCAGACATCCCGCGGCGAGCGTGCGTTCGATATCTACTCGCGTCTTCTGCAGGAGCGCATCATTTTCCTGACTGGTCCGGTTTACGATCAGGTGGCGGCAGTTATCTCTGCGCAGCTTCTGTATCTGGAAAGTGTCAATCCCTCGAAAGAGATCTCGTTTTACATCAACAGCCCAGGCGGTGTCGTATCTGCGGGCTTGGCGATGTACGACACGATGCAATACATCCGCAGCCCGGTGAGCACGGTTTGCATCGGGCAGGCGGCATCGATGGGATCATTGTTGCTGGCCGGTGGAGAGAAGGGGCGTCGGTTCTGTCTGCCGAACGCGCGTGTCATGGTGCATCAGCCTTCCGGCGGCGCACAGGGGCAGGCTTCCGACATCGAGATTCAGGCACGCGAGATTTTGCTGATCCGCCAGCGACTGAATGAGATTTATCGTGAGCACACCGGGCGTACGCTTGAGGAAATCGAGCAGAAGCTTGAGCGTGACAGCTATCTTTCTGCGGATGAGGCACTTCAGTTCGGCTTGATCGACGAGGTTGTGCAGCGGCGTCCTCCCGGTCTGGCCGAGCGTGGTTGA
- the tig gene encoding trigger factor: MQVTQTHSEGLKRGFTVTVPAGDLEARRAARLAELGRTINLPGFRPGKVPVSLVKQRYGAAIDGEVLEQAVNDTTSKVIEDQKLRPATQPKVELVSGAEGKGDLEFKIDFEILPDIATPDLSNLELTRLTAKPSAEVVDKALNELAKRQRSFESIEEDRPAAQGDVLNVDFVGKLDGTPFDGGTAQDVNVEIGGEGFIPGFAEQLEGMKPGEEKVINVTFPADYNAKELAGKGATFDIKANALKKPVDPALDDELAKKIGFEGIEQVRDLVSKQAENEYAQLSRLRIKRELLDALAEKTDFPAPESMIDAEFAQIWQRVEQDRANGETDEEDEGKDEETLRADYRKIAERRVKLGLLLAEIGRAKEITVSREELMQAVRQEAMRYPGQEQAVFEFFGKNPQAADGLRGPILENKVVDYLIELAKVTDKEVTPEELAEIPPADL, translated from the coding sequence ATGCAGGTTACGCAAACGCATTCCGAAGGTCTTAAGCGCGGCTTCACCGTTACCGTGCCGGCTGGCGACCTGGAGGCGCGTCGCGCCGCTCGCCTTGCCGAGTTGGGCCGCACCATCAACCTGCCTGGCTTTCGTCCCGGCAAGGTTCCCGTCTCGCTCGTGAAGCAGCGCTATGGCGCGGCGATCGATGGCGAGGTGCTGGAGCAGGCTGTCAACGACACCACGAGCAAGGTCATCGAGGATCAGAAGCTTCGTCCGGCGACGCAGCCGAAGGTGGAGCTTGTTTCCGGTGCCGAAGGCAAGGGTGATCTTGAATTCAAGATCGATTTCGAAATCCTGCCTGACATCGCCACGCCCGACCTCAGTAACCTTGAGCTCACGCGCCTGACTGCGAAGCCCAGCGCCGAGGTTGTGGACAAGGCGTTGAACGAGCTGGCCAAGCGCCAGCGCAGCTTCGAGTCCATCGAGGAAGATCGTCCGGCGGCGCAGGGTGACGTTCTGAACGTTGATTTCGTTGGCAAGCTGGACGGCACGCCTTTCGATGGCGGCACGGCGCAGGATGTGAATGTCGAGATCGGCGGGGAAGGGTTCATTCCCGGTTTCGCCGAGCAGCTCGAAGGCATGAAGCCGGGCGAAGAAAAGGTAATCAACGTTACGTTTCCGGCCGACTACAATGCCAAGGAGTTGGCGGGCAAGGGCGCGACGTTCGACATCAAGGCGAACGCGCTCAAGAAGCCTGTCGATCCGGCGCTGGACGACGAACTGGCGAAGAAAATCGGTTTCGAAGGCATCGAGCAGGTTCGCGATCTGGTCTCGAAGCAGGCCGAAAACGAGTATGCCCAGCTTTCCCGCCTGCGCATCAAGCGCGAACTGCTGGATGCTCTGGCCGAGAAAACTGATTTCCCGGCACCGGAAAGCATGATCGACGCCGAATTTGCGCAGATCTGGCAGCGCGTGGAGCAGGATCGTGCGAACGGCGAGACGGATGAGGAAGACGAAGGCAAGGACGAGGAAACGCTGCGCGCCGACTATCGCAAGATTGCGGAACGCCGTGTGAAGCTGGGTCTGCTTCTGGCTGAAATCGGTCGTGCCAAGGAGATCACAGTCTCGCGCGAAGAGCTTATGCAGGCGGTGCGTCAGGAAGCCATGCGCTATCCGGGGCAAGAGCAGGCCGTGTTCGAATTCTTCGGCAAAAATCCGCAGGCAGCGGATGGGCTGCGTGGTCCGATCCTTGAAAACAAGGTCGTCGACTATCTTATCGAGCTTGCGAAAGTGACGGACAAGGAAGTGACGCCGGAGGAACTGGCTGAAATTCCGCCTGCCGATCTCTGA
- a CDS encoding NAD(P)H-hydrate dehydratase — protein sequence MMNDQHLLLPNPDECHALDIQASKAMPISQLMANAGWAVARAVRRRFRPGRVLVLCGPGNNGGDGYVAARVLAEAGWPVAVAALGPPQEGSAAAMAANRWFGPMVPFSVDEVKRADIVIDAIFGAGLSRAPGAQIVDMLRAARHLVAIDMPTGISGGTGAVLADVPSAALTVTFVRRKPGHILTPGGPMCGDVICADIGMPEALVKEQGIRTWHNEPGLWHVPDMAAFSHKYSRGAVSLCAGGAMPGAARLAAAGARASGAGLVRISAGNNAAAYKLGAPGLIVDDAPLETLLKDDRRRVWICGPGLTADEVAASLPVLIAADRTVLADAGALGWASENPDRLRGVAAITPHIGEFSRLFGKPGDDRLKAARDAARQINAVVVMKGADTIIASPDGRAAINDHASPALATAGSGDTLAGIIGTMLAAGMPVWEACCAGVWIHGEAGLRAGDWPIAEDLDRFLGAARDKAVRLGL from the coding sequence ATGATGAACGACCAACACCTGTTGTTGCCCAATCCAGACGAATGTCATGCGCTGGATATTCAGGCCAGCAAGGCCATGCCCATTTCGCAACTGATGGCGAACGCTGGCTGGGCCGTCGCGCGGGCCGTGCGTCGCCGCTTTCGTCCGGGTCGTGTGCTGGTGCTTTGTGGGCCGGGGAACAATGGAGGGGACGGTTACGTGGCGGCAAGAGTTCTTGCCGAGGCCGGATGGCCCGTGGCCGTTGCAGCACTCGGGCCACCGCAGGAGGGGTCGGCGGCTGCCATGGCCGCCAACCGGTGGTTCGGTCCGATGGTGCCGTTCTCGGTCGATGAGGTGAAACGTGCGGATATCGTCATCGACGCGATTTTTGGCGCGGGTCTCAGCCGTGCGCCTGGTGCGCAGATCGTCGACATGCTGCGGGCAGCGCGGCACCTCGTCGCGATCGATATGCCGACCGGGATATCGGGTGGAACCGGCGCAGTTCTGGCGGATGTGCCATCGGCGGCTTTGACGGTCACATTCGTGCGGCGGAAGCCCGGGCATATTCTGACGCCGGGTGGCCCGATGTGTGGCGACGTGATCTGTGCCGACATCGGCATGCCGGAGGCGTTGGTCAAGGAGCAGGGTATAAGGACATGGCACAACGAGCCGGGATTATGGCATGTGCCGGATATGGCGGCGTTCAGCCATAAATATAGCAGGGGCGCTGTCAGCCTGTGTGCAGGGGGTGCCATGCCGGGCGCAGCGCGCCTGGCGGCAGCCGGCGCGCGCGCGAGCGGTGCCGGGCTGGTGCGGATCAGCGCAGGTAATAATGCAGCAGCCTACAAGCTCGGCGCGCCGGGATTGATCGTGGATGACGCGCCGCTGGAGACGCTGTTGAAGGATGACCGCCGACGGGTCTGGATTTGTGGTCCCGGCCTGACGGCGGATGAGGTGGCGGCGAGCCTTCCCGTTCTGATTGCCGCTGATCGCACGGTTCTGGCGGACGCCGGCGCATTGGGTTGGGCAAGTGAGAATCCGGACCGGCTCCGGGGTGTTGCCGCTATCACTCCACATATTGGCGAATTCTCACGCTTGTTCGGCAAACCCGGAGACGACCGCCTGAAGGCAGCGCGCGATGCTGCGCGGCAGATCAATGCCGTCGTGGTCATGAAGGGGGCTGATACGATCATTGCGTCCCCTGATGGACGGGCCGCGATCAACGATCATGCAAGTCCTGCCCTGGCGACGGCGGGGTCCGGCGATACGCTGGCCGGTATTATCGGAACGATGCTGGCGGCCGGCATGCCGGTCTGGGAGGCGTGTTGTGCCGGTGTGTGGATTCATGGTGAGGCCGGATTGCGTGCTGGCGACTGGCCGATTGCCGAGGATCTGGACCGTTTTCTGGGTGCCGCACGCGATAAGGCGGTGCGTCTCGGCTTGTGA
- a CDS encoding DEAD/DEAH box helicase produces MKRGRGRPRKAAVAPEVVADVPPATKTAVKKTRRKTEAPSVENSPVNQKAATPAKKTAKSAATKPRQSKTKVAGAPPVPNAAVEAVASPEPATEVETTAVAAPKRRGRPRKATAAPEASASVKPTKKNIRPKPVPETEDVDAPVVASEHLEDTPSKDIETVEEKTDSVSLPPFSELGLSEPIMRAISSMGYERPTPIQAAAIPVVLSGRDVLGVAQTGTGKTASFTLPMLELLSGSRARARMPRSLILEPTRELALQVAENFKSYGQHLRLSHALLIGGESMADQRAVLNQGVDVLIATPGRLLDLFERGGLLLTQARLLVIDEADRMLDMGFIPDIERIVGFLPTDRQTLFFSATMAPEIRKLADAFLRTPEEITVARAASVAATIEEALLVVDEHDKRRTLRKLLRHEDVQNAIVFCNRKRDVDVLYKSLHKHHFAVGHLHGDLPQSVRSSTLERFKNGELKILVCSDVAARGIDISGLSHVFNFDLPFHAEDYVHRIGRTGRAGKLGHAYSLATPFQHNLLEAIEKLTHKTIAQPVIDGIETLPWADPDAEPPRRDHRRKNDRKHDKRRTRHDDARREDSRTETQAQHPEKPSRRAPAPVAPAAHFDHDAPATGFGSETPAFMLLPRRTPNRVSEPDRQGPVQHRGESA; encoded by the coding sequence GTGAAACGCGGTCGTGGTCGCCCAAGGAAAGCCGCCGTTGCGCCGGAGGTTGTCGCGGACGTTCCGCCTGCAACAAAGACGGCCGTCAAAAAGACGCGCAGGAAGACGGAAGCACCGTCAGTTGAAAATTCGCCGGTGAATCAGAAAGCGGCTACTCCTGCGAAGAAAACAGCAAAATCCGCCGCGACCAAACCACGTCAATCCAAAACGAAGGTGGCAGGCGCACCGCCTGTCCCTAATGCGGCGGTCGAGGCCGTCGCCTCTCCGGAACCGGCCACCGAGGTCGAAACCACCGCTGTTGCAGCACCGAAGCGTCGTGGACGCCCACGGAAAGCCACAGCGGCGCCCGAGGCATCCGCGAGCGTAAAGCCGACGAAAAAAAACATACGTCCCAAACCAGTTCCAGAAACTGAAGACGTCGACGCACCGGTAGTTGCCTCCGAACACTTGGAAGACACGCCTTCCAAGGACATCGAGACGGTTGAAGAGAAGACGGACAGCGTCTCCTTGCCGCCCTTCTCGGAACTGGGTCTGTCCGAACCGATCATGCGCGCCATCTCTTCCATGGGCTATGAGCGACCGACCCCCATCCAGGCAGCGGCCATTCCGGTGGTGCTGAGTGGGCGCGACGTTCTTGGCGTGGCACAGACCGGCACCGGCAAAACGGCATCATTCACATTGCCGATGCTGGAACTGCTATCCGGTTCCCGCGCGCGCGCCAGGATGCCGCGCTCGCTTATTCTCGAACCAACACGCGAGCTGGCACTTCAGGTCGCCGAGAATTTCAAGTCATACGGTCAGCATCTGCGTCTTAGCCATGCGCTGCTTATCGGCGGTGAAAGCATGGCGGACCAGCGCGCCGTCCTCAATCAGGGCGTCGACGTGCTGATCGCAACACCCGGTCGCCTGCTGGACCTGTTTGAGCGTGGCGGTCTTCTGCTGACCCAGGCGAGACTGTTGGTAATCGATGAAGCCGACCGCATGCTCGACATGGGCTTTATTCCCGATATCGAGCGCATCGTCGGCTTCCTTCCGACCGATCGACAGACGCTGTTCTTTTCGGCCACGATGGCACCGGAAATCCGCAAGCTTGCCGATGCGTTCCTGCGCACGCCAGAGGAAATCACTGTAGCCCGAGCGGCATCTGTCGCCGCGACAATCGAGGAAGCCCTGCTCGTCGTCGATGAGCACGACAAGCGACGCACCTTGCGCAAGCTGTTGCGCCATGAAGACGTGCAGAATGCGATCGTTTTCTGCAATCGCAAGCGCGATGTCGATGTTCTCTACAAATCACTTCACAAGCATCATTTTGCCGTCGGTCACCTGCATGGCGATCTGCCCCAGTCCGTGCGGTCGAGCACGCTTGAGCGTTTCAAAAATGGTGAACTGAAAATCTTGGTCTGTTCGGACGTGGCGGCACGCGGCATCGACATCAGCGGGCTGTCGCATGTGTTCAATTTCGATCTGCCGTTTCATGCGGAAGACTACGTCCATCGTATCGGACGCACAGGTCGGGCCGGAAAACTCGGTCACGCCTACAGTCTGGCAACGCCCTTTCAGCACAATCTGCTGGAAGCGATCGAAAAGCTGACCCACAAGACCATCGCACAGCCAGTGATCGACGGTATTGAAACACTGCCTTGGGCCGACCCGGATGCGGAACCGCCGCGTCGCGATCATCGCAGGAAAAACGATCGTAAGCACGACAAACGGCGGACACGCCACGACGATGCCCGCCGGGAAGATAGTCGGACCGAGACGCAAGCGCAGCACCCCGAAAAGCCAAGCCGTCGCGCCCCTGCGCCCGTCGCACCGGCCGCCCATTTCGACCATGATGCGCCGGCAACAGGGTTCGGGTCCGAAACGCCCGCTTTCATGCTTCTACCACGTCGTACACCCAACCGAGTTTCGGAGCCGGATCGTCAGGGCCCGGTTCAGCATCGTGGCGAATCCGCTTAA
- a CDS encoding class I SAM-dependent RNA methyltransferase — MFELSIVALGADGDGLGHHQNETIFVPGALPGEIVEVERQSPRAAALRSILHASPARVVPPCPLFGACGGCTLQMLRLDALLDWKADRVQQALSEAGFIVVPEPVLFQTAERTRRRLDLGIQRVPNGMVIGLHQRHGPPVDMTTCHVASPEIVALLEPLRLVFSTLGALTGVGDLQINLLATGPDLLLRTANEPTASDRAKLADFARKHSIPRISWASSARSPQRETLAQIAPVNQIFGPLTVSPPTGAFLQATPEGENAIVQAVLRGLPTLNKRDIIIELYAGCGTLTGPLSQKGKVQAYEGDTAAATALRKAQAGHRIDTFNRDLVRQPLSAQEIAKARVVVLDPPYSGAGPQLDAIAASDIADIIYVSCNPKALVKDARSLNKAGYEILDLTVIDQFLWSSEVETVVTFSKDRKRLRKRYPAAA; from the coding sequence ATGTTCGAACTCTCCATCGTCGCGCTCGGCGCGGATGGAGATGGACTCGGCCATCATCAAAACGAGACAATCTTCGTTCCGGGCGCACTGCCTGGCGAAATCGTCGAAGTAGAACGCCAGTCACCCCGCGCAGCGGCGTTGCGATCGATCCTGCATGCCTCGCCGGCACGCGTGGTGCCCCCATGCCCGCTTTTCGGCGCATGCGGTGGCTGCACCCTGCAAATGCTGCGTCTCGATGCCCTGCTCGACTGGAAAGCCGACCGCGTGCAGCAAGCGCTTTCGGAAGCCGGCTTTATCGTCGTGCCCGAGCCGGTTCTCTTCCAAACCGCCGAGCGAACGCGCCGTCGGCTCGACCTTGGTATTCAGCGCGTTCCGAACGGCATGGTCATTGGACTGCATCAAAGGCATGGGCCACCTGTCGATATGACGACATGTCATGTGGCCAGTCCGGAAATCGTGGCATTGCTGGAACCATTGCGCCTGGTCTTCTCAACCCTTGGCGCCTTGACCGGTGTCGGCGATCTGCAAATCAATCTCCTCGCTACCGGTCCAGACCTGCTGTTACGAACCGCCAATGAGCCGACAGCCTCCGATCGTGCGAAATTGGCAGATTTCGCACGCAAGCATTCGATACCGCGCATATCCTGGGCATCGAGCGCGCGTTCGCCGCAGCGAGAGACGCTGGCGCAGATTGCACCAGTGAACCAAATCTTCGGGCCATTAACCGTGTCACCGCCGACAGGCGCTTTCCTGCAAGCAACGCCTGAAGGCGAGAACGCAATCGTTCAGGCTGTGCTGAGAGGCCTGCCGACGCTTAACAAGCGCGATATTATTATCGAGCTATACGCCGGATGCGGCACATTGACAGGCCCGCTGTCGCAAAAAGGGAAGGTCCAGGCCTACGAGGGCGATACTGCCGCTGCGACCGCCCTGCGCAAAGCTCAGGCGGGCCACCGTATCGATACATTCAACCGCGACCTTGTCCGGCAACCGCTCAGCGCACAGGAAATCGCCAAGGCGCGGGTTGTCGTCCTCGACCCACCGTATTCCGGTGCCGGTCCCCAGCTGGACGCGATCGCAGCGTCGGATATCGCCGACATCATCTATGTCAGCTGCAATCCGAAAGCTCTGGTCAAAGACGCACGATCCTTGAACAAAGCCGGATACGAAATTCTCGACCTCACAGTCATCGACCAGTTCCTCTGGTCGTCAGAGGTTGAGACCGTGGTGACATTCAGCAAGGACCGAAAACGCCTGCGCAAGCGTTACCCTGCCGCCGCCTGA
- a CDS encoding HesB/IscA family protein, which produces MSETQAATVQRTLPPLMSLSDRAAARLRSLYATAHQGRLLRISVSTRGCSGMSYDMNFVDAPAEHDEKIVDGDLTLLVDRRATLFLIGTVMDYETKDLESGFTFTNPNEKGRCGCGESFHV; this is translated from the coding sequence ATGTCTGAAACGCAAGCCGCAACGGTTCAGCGGACGCTTCCGCCTCTAATGTCGCTTTCCGATCGCGCGGCCGCGCGCCTCAGGTCTTTGTATGCCACCGCCCATCAGGGACGGTTACTACGAATTTCCGTTTCGACGCGAGGCTGCTCGGGCATGTCCTACGACATGAATTTCGTGGATGCACCCGCCGAGCATGACGAGAAGATTGTCGATGGCGATCTGACGCTTCTGGTCGACCGGCGTGCGACACTGTTTTTGATCGGGACCGTCATGGATTACGAAACGAAAGACCTTGAATCGGGGTTTACCTTCACGAATCCCAATGAAAAAGGTCGCTGCGGATGTGGCGAGAGTTTCCACGTCTGA
- a CDS encoding SUF system Fe-S cluster assembly protein, translating into MTNSSIRSLTMRDEQEKPQGAPDEDAVIGAIASVYDPEIPVNIYELGLIYAIDLHEDGRVGVEMTLTAPNCPSAQELPEQVRDAIAKLDGVSDVKVDIVWDPPWDMSRMSDDARLALNMF; encoded by the coding sequence ATGACCAACTCATCGATCAGGAGTCTGACGATGCGCGATGAACAGGAAAAGCCGCAGGGCGCACCGGACGAGGACGCTGTGATCGGTGCGATCGCATCCGTCTACGATCCGGAGATTCCGGTTAACATCTACGAACTGGGTCTCATCTACGCCATTGATCTGCACGAGGATGGTCGTGTTGGCGTGGAGATGACGCTGACGGCACCGAACTGCCCAAGTGCGCAGGAGCTGCCTGAGCAGGTACGGGACGCCATCGCGAAGCTGGACGGGGTTAGTGACGTGAAGGTCGATATCGTCTGGGATCCGCCATGGGATATGAGCCGCATGAGTGATGATGCGCGTCTTGCGCTGAACATGTTCTGA
- a CDS encoding aminotransferase class V-fold PLP-dependent enzyme, producing the protein MDVATPAFETQIIRKQFPILRESVHGKPFVFLDSAASAQKPDCVIDAMADTMRHQYANIHRGLHWMSERTTEAYEASRAQVARFLGVGDRREIVFVRNSTEAINLVAHSFGDLLQPGQAVLISEMEHHANIVPWQMLRDRRGIELRVAPITDAGDIDMARYEALLADGKVGLVAITHMSNVLGTVTPAPILAEIAHRHGARILLDGSQSAVHSPIDLATLGADFFVCTGHKLYGPTGIGVLWARRELLEAMSPFLGGGDMIETVSFERSTWASIPQKFEAGTPAIIEAIGLGAALSFMEAIGMDAIAAHEASLTQYALDVLDDLDFVQIIGAPARRGGVISFICDGAHPHDLATLLDQQGIAVRAGQHCAEPLLRRLGLTATTRASFGIYTTTQDIDALAQGLKRARTLLI; encoded by the coding sequence ATGGATGTTGCAACGCCAGCCTTTGAAACACAGATCATTCGGAAGCAATTTCCGATTCTGCGTGAGAGCGTACATGGAAAGCCGTTCGTTTTCCTCGATAGTGCCGCTTCCGCGCAGAAACCCGATTGTGTGATCGATGCGATGGCCGACACGATGCGGCATCAATACGCCAATATCCATCGTGGCCTTCACTGGATGAGCGAGCGCACGACGGAGGCCTATGAGGCATCCCGTGCGCAGGTTGCGCGCTTTCTGGGGGTTGGCGACCGCAGAGAAATCGTCTTCGTCCGTAACAGCACTGAAGCCATCAATCTGGTTGCGCACAGCTTTGGCGACCTGTTGCAGCCGGGGCAGGCGGTGTTGATCTCGGAGATGGAACACCACGCCAATATCGTGCCGTGGCAGATGTTGCGGGACCGGCGCGGTATCGAACTGCGTGTAGCCCCGATAACAGACGCGGGCGATATCGACATGGCGCGCTACGAAGCGCTGCTGGCTGATGGCAAGGTCGGGCTCGTCGCCATCACCCATATGTCCAATGTCCTGGGGACCGTGACGCCAGCGCCGATCCTGGCGGAGATCGCGCATCGTCACGGGGCGCGCATCCTGTTGGACGGTTCGCAGTCGGCCGTTCACAGTCCGATTGACCTCGCCACGCTGGGTGCCGATTTCTTCGTCTGCACAGGACACAAACTCTACGGCCCTACCGGAATCGGTGTGTTGTGGGCGCGTCGGGAGCTTCTCGAAGCCATGTCGCCGTTCCTGGGAGGGGGCGATATGATCGAAACGGTTAGCTTCGAGCGCTCCACCTGGGCGTCGATTCCACAGAAGTTCGAAGCGGGCACGCCCGCGATTATCGAGGCAATCGGACTGGGTGCGGCACTTTCGTTCATGGAAGCAATCGGCATGGATGCTATTGCCGCGCATGAAGCCAGCTTGACCCAATATGCGCTGGATGTGCTCGATGATCTGGATTTCGTGCAGATCATCGGTGCTCCGGCGCGTCGGGGCGGTGTGATCTCCTTCATATGTGACGGAGCCCACCCCCATGATCTGGCGACGTTGCTGGATCAGCAGGGAATAGCCGTGCGTGCCGGACAGCATTGTGCCGAGCCTTTGTTGCGTCGTCTTGGGCTGACAGCGACCACCCGGGCAAGTTTCGGCATCTACACGACCACGCAGGATATCGATGCGCTGGCCCAAGGGCTGAAGCGTGCCAGAACACTGCTGATTTAA
- the sufD gene encoding Fe-S cluster assembly protein SufD, with protein sequence MNAVTKSEAAPSAALASFIARASDRADFLRCAGLPSRRQEAWRYTSLQALDRVAFADAPVIDEARARDLLTELAADCDGPCVVFINGRLSAANSTFPQDVELKATVAPMLQEHPLAILNAALRQDGVHLHVPEGVDAGEVRLISINDGAAPFSTHPHHVVSLAPGARLTLRDVHVGKGHYLSNPFFEFDVAKNATLTHVKLQQESDDATHLALVAAQVAEHATYDSFTLTLGAKLARHEVHADLHGPHAAAHANVAQLLGEDRHADLTSVITHAAPDCDSRQTVKNVITDAAHAVFQGKIFVDRVAQKTDGYQMNQALLLSEKAQIDSKPELEIYADDVKCSHGATVGALDDEQLFYLRSRGIELPQARSMLVGAFLQDAVDLVTDESLRAWLDGRIARWWERRVS encoded by the coding sequence ATGAATGCCGTGACGAAGTCCGAGGCGGCACCATCAGCGGCATTGGCATCGTTCATTGCCCGCGCCAGCGACCGTGCCGATTTTTTGCGGTGCGCCGGGTTGCCGTCGCGGCGTCAGGAGGCATGGCGTTACACGTCCCTACAAGCGCTCGACAGGGTCGCATTTGCCGATGCGCCGGTGATTGACGAGGCGCGTGCGCGTGATTTGCTGACTGAATTGGCCGCCGACTGCGATGGTCCGTGTGTCGTATTCATCAATGGGCGCCTCTCGGCAGCGAATTCGACTTTCCCCCAAGATGTCGAACTCAAGGCGACGGTTGCGCCGATGTTGCAGGAGCATCCCCTTGCAATTCTGAATGCGGCGTTGCGCCAGGACGGGGTTCATCTGCATGTGCCGGAAGGCGTTGATGCCGGCGAAGTTCGCCTCATCAGCATCAACGATGGCGCTGCGCCGTTCTCGACGCATCCGCACCATGTCGTCAGTCTGGCACCCGGTGCGCGGCTGACATTGCGCGACGTACATGTCGGTAAGGGTCATTATCTAAGCAATCCGTTTTTCGAATTCGATGTGGCGAAGAACGCGACGTTGACGCATGTGAAGCTGCAACAGGAAAGTGACGATGCCACGCATCTTGCACTGGTTGCGGCGCAGGTGGCCGAGCATGCTACCTATGACAGCTTCACGCTGACGCTTGGAGCAAAGCTTGCCCGACATGAAGTCCATGCCGATTTGCATGGCCCGCATGCTGCGGCTCATGCGAACGTGGCGCAGCTTCTGGGCGAGGATCGCCATGCCGATCTGACGTCCGTAATCACGCATGCCGCACCGGATTGCGACTCACGCCAGACCGTGAAGAATGTGATTACTGACGCTGCGCATGCGGTGTTCCAGGGTAAGATTTTCGTTGACCGGGTTGCCCAGAAGACAGACGGCTACCAGATGAACCAGGCGCTGCTGCTGTCTGAAAAGGCGCAGATCGACAGTAAGCCGGAACTGGAAATCTATGCTGACGATGTCAAATGCAGCCATGGTGCGACGGTCGGCGCGCTGGATGACGAGCAGCTGTTCTATCTGCGCTCACGAGGTATCGAACTGCCGCAAGCGCGCTCGATGCTTGTCGGTGCGTTTTTGCAGGATGCCGTTGATCTCGTAACGGATGAGAGCCTGCGCGCGTGGCTGGATGGGCGGATCGCGCGGTGGTGGGAAAGGCGTGTTTCCTGA
- the sufC gene encoding Fe-S cluster assembly ATPase SufC, with product MTDFLKISGLCARIDDNGTPKDILRGVDLAVPKGEVHAIMGPNGSGKSTLSYVLSGREDYEVTAGSATLRDADLLAMEPDERAAAGLFLAFQAPVELPGVNNANFLRTAVNAVRRARGEAELDAVGFLKAVRAETKRLHMSDDMLKRNVNVGFSGGEKKRNEVLQMRMLQPSLAILDETDSGLDIDALRVVADGVNSLRSPEFSALIITHHQRLLDYIQPDRVHVMAKGRIIHSGGPEVARQLEAQGYTQYLEAAA from the coding sequence ATGACTGATTTTCTTAAAATTTCCGGCCTTTGTGCGCGGATTGACGACAATGGAACGCCTAAGGACATTCTGCGCGGTGTCGATCTCGCCGTACCGAAAGGGGAGGTCCATGCGATCATGGGGCCGAACGGCTCCGGCAAATCGACGTTGTCCTATGTCCTGTCGGGTCGCGAGGACTACGAGGTGACGGCAGGGTCGGCAACCTTGCGGGATGCAGATCTGCTGGCCATGGAGCCGGACGAGCGCGCTGCCGCCGGTTTGTTCCTCGCATTCCAGGCACCGGTTGAGTTGCCGGGCGTGAACAATGCGAATTTCCTGCGTACAGCCGTTAATGCGGTTCGGCGTGCGCGTGGCGAGGCGGAGCTGGATGCTGTCGGCTTCCTGAAGGCGGTGCGGGCGGAAACGAAGCGCCTGCACATGTCCGACGACATGCTCAAGCGGAACGTCAATGTCGGTTTCTCGGGCGGTGAAAAGAAGCGAAACGAAGTGCTGCAGATGCGGATGCTGCAGCCGTCGCTGGCGATTCTCGACGAGACGGATAGCGGTCTTGATATCGATGCGCTGCGCGTCGTCGCCGATGGGGTGAACAGCTTGCGCAGTCCGGAGTTCTCGGCGTTGATCATTACGCATCATCAGCGCTTGCTGGATTATATCCAGCCGGACCGTGTGCATGTCATGGCCAAGGGCAGGATTATCCACAGTGGAGGGCCTGAAGTCGCTCGTCAGCTCGAAGCGCAGGGCTACACGCAATATCTTGAGGCCGCCGCATGA